A single window of Synechococcus sp. CBW1004 DNA harbors:
- a CDS encoding amino acid adenylation domain-containing protein — protein sequence MDTPDSATELLAHVEQLGLSMQAKGHDLVIKGPLEKLSPDLRECIKLRKTELLSLLGSREDQPTTIPAARAGGGRIPRAQPLCVDVQEGRQVFPASHAQARLWFLHQLEPDLTAYHMPALWRLRGELDIPALARALSSLIERHPTLRTSFRLEGSEVLQILHPPATFCLSAEPLGDRYCERVIEEWLEHERCTPFDLTSGLLLRARLLQVSPQEHVLLVNHHHIASDGWSHSVLARDLTELYNAHRAGRTPGLPQLLVHYQDYAAWQRQRLSGECLEELSEYWLEELEGLEPLELPADRPRPALPSHLGGRVSFQIDAELLAPFEELCRSEGATLQMGLLAVVALLLHRYSRQDDVAIGVPIWGRNHPDLEPLIGFFINTLPVRTRFQAGQSFRELLAQVRERSIGAYDHQELPFEQMVEALNLERDTSRNPLVQVMLQLIELPPASLSNLDGLEVEQVSTSGTSSKLDLSFYLRRSADQGLNGSITYATDLFSAERIQRLSEHLLTLLAAALQSPDAPADSLTLLPQTERQLIESWQHGPTIDVPDLCVHQLFEQQVERTPDAIALIFEDQQLSYQELNSRANQLAHHLIDLGVGPDVIVAVCLERSIELIVSLLAILKAGGAYQPLPINDPSPRVQTFLDRSGSNLILLSDRQAESLTGAIAAESSLVLTPDLLNAKSKDSNPGLICDPANLAYVLSTSGTTGTPKCVEVDHKAIVNRCISYPQVWDIDNQSRVLAQSEFWVDNSIREWLLPLSCGACVVLVSDQQQKDPVLLIALARKKNCSHLAATPSRLSTLLDRDLLGLATVTAGGEQLSPWLAEQIKEASARRLIHSFGATETCLACAFFDVEIKAGNRAESQAEKGIPLGKPIPNTSLHVLDPIGHPCPIGVPGELHIGGAGLARGYLNNPELTAEKFIPDPFSTDPSARLYKSGDLASWNPDGTLAFHGRIDQQIKLRGFRIEPGEIEANLLAHPGVAQAVVLLRRDAPANPRLIAYWVAQNPDAHALASDRQSSDQLRSFLAQRLPDYMVPSAFVALEALPLTTNGKLDRKALPAPSFAGALDQRVEPSTDLERQLHAIWAEVLGHSDFGITDNFFAIGGHSLAASRLVSRIDQALGFSPPLAALFQNPSIAGLSPLLSESAAADHDRSAPAAIPTAQPLAGDWPEGCQVFPASYAQSRLWFLHQLQPDLTAYHLPAFWQLKGELNLNALSQALSALIERHPTLRTSFQLHGSEVLQLLHPPAPLQLEVEPLGDRDLNTVIQNWQQQEASTPFDLTSGLLLRARLLQVAADEHVLLINYHHIASDGWSRSILSRDLTALYNAHRNGQPAQLQPLNVLYQDYAVWQRQRLSGPHLQNLHDYWIPQLTGLEPLQLPTDHPRPATPSHQGESLSFWIEPALLAPLEELCRSEGATLQMGLLALLALLLHRYSRQDDLAIGIPIWGRNHPDFESLIGFIVNTLPIRTHFSKDLSFRELLAQVKTTSINAYDHQELPFEQMVEALNLERDTSRNPLVQVMLQLIELPPASLSNLDGLEVETLRSSLNASRFDLEFFLRRDQSGGIKTTLVYATDLFCGDRIQRLSEHLLTLLAAALQSPDAPADLLTLLPESERQLIESWQHGPTIDVPDLCVHQLFEQQVERTPNAIALIFEDQQLSYQELNSRANQLAHHLIDLGVGPDVIVAVCLERSIELIVSLLAILKAGGAYLPLDPDWPQERHTLLLHASGCAGLITADGVQLLSKPAAALSTPTLRPLAYISYTSGSTGTPKGVAIEHQAILRLVDPINGFHLGDGAAVLQLAPVAFDAATFEIWGPLLHGGTLVLAPAGTPSLADLAACLHHHRITTLWLTAGLFHAMVDAELESLAGVPQVLAGGDVLHPASVRRLLAASPPGHTLINGYGPTENTTFTCCQQLGSDTPLTMAEVPIGTPIANTTVRVLDPAGHPCPIGIPGELHIGGAGLARGYLNNPELTAEAFIPDPFSDDPAARLYKSGDLCSWNPDGTLAFHGRIDQQIKLRGFRIEPGEIEANLLAHPGVAQAAVILRRDDPANPQLIAYWVAQPTTADRPSAEQLRSFLAQRLPNLMVPSAFVALEALPLTTNGKLDRKALPAPSFAGDLKQRVAPCTDLERQLHAIWADVLGQADFGITDNFWVVGGHSLAAAGLVARIGEQLGRSIPVEAIFRFPTISEQANWLLQPSLPSSSQSPGHLVTLQPMGPRPPLHVVHGWGGRVGGFTHLARALAPHRPVLGLQASADGSPPQGASVTQLADAYAAEILASHKGGPIHLLGYSAGGWYAYAVAAALLERKAPLGLLAILDTHATARVHRRLGMTLFSQMLRARFLPTLHGILSPPVGQSRWLYVLNRLRTANARAAQYLHVRVPGPQVIKRHLQGIDPPAQEPFIQLLAQGYRPPRLPLMVHLFAPKMHLPALRRLWQFYAIAGVHSTPLFENHHDFYRPELATQLAQALEATLQCMEQSPSEPSPVHIPVMQ from the coding sequence ATGGACACCCCTGACTCCGCCACGGAACTCCTGGCGCATGTTGAGCAACTGGGGCTTTCCATGCAAGCCAAGGGTCATGATCTTGTCATCAAAGGTCCGCTCGAAAAGTTGAGCCCGGATCTGCGTGAATGCATCAAGCTCCGCAAAACCGAGCTATTGAGCCTGCTGGGCAGCAGAGAGGATCAGCCAACCACGATTCCGGCTGCGCGAGCAGGCGGCGGCAGGATCCCCCGGGCACAGCCTCTCTGCGTTGATGTTCAGGAAGGCCGCCAGGTCTTTCCCGCTTCCCACGCCCAGGCTCGCCTCTGGTTCCTGCATCAGCTGGAGCCCGACCTCACGGCCTACCACATGCCCGCTCTGTGGCGGCTGCGGGGGGAGCTGGACATTCCCGCCCTGGCCCGCGCCCTCTCCTCCCTGATCGAGCGCCATCCCACCCTGCGCACCTCCTTCCGGCTGGAGGGGAGCGAGGTGCTGCAGATCCTTCATCCCCCGGCTACCTTCTGCCTGTCAGCCGAACCCCTTGGTGATCGCTATTGCGAGCGGGTGATCGAGGAGTGGCTGGAGCACGAGCGCTGCACGCCCTTCGATCTGACTTCCGGACTGCTGCTGCGTGCGCGACTGCTCCAGGTGTCTCCCCAGGAGCATGTCCTGCTGGTGAACCACCACCACATCGCCTCCGACGGGTGGTCGCATTCTGTTCTTGCCCGTGATCTGACGGAGCTCTACAACGCCCATCGCGCGGGCCGAACCCCCGGGCTGCCGCAGCTGCTTGTGCACTACCAGGACTATGCGGCCTGGCAGCGGCAGCGGCTGAGTGGGGAGTGTCTCGAGGAGCTGAGCGAGTACTGGCTTGAGGAGCTCGAGGGCCTGGAGCCGCTGGAGCTGCCGGCGGATCGCCCCCGTCCGGCCCTGCCCTCCCATCTGGGCGGCAGGGTGTCGTTCCAGATCGATGCGGAGCTGCTGGCGCCCTTCGAGGAGCTCTGCCGCAGCGAGGGGGCGACGCTGCAGATGGGGCTGCTGGCGGTGGTGGCGCTGCTGCTGCACCGCTACAGCCGCCAGGACGACGTTGCGATCGGGGTGCCCATCTGGGGCCGCAACCATCCCGATCTCGAGCCGCTGATCGGGTTTTTCATCAACACCCTGCCGGTGCGTACCCGTTTTCAGGCCGGCCAGAGCTTCCGGGAGCTGCTGGCACAGGTGAGGGAGCGATCGATCGGGGCGTATGACCACCAGGAGTTGCCGTTCGAGCAGATGGTGGAGGCCCTCAACCTCGAGCGCGACACCAGCCGCAATCCACTGGTGCAGGTGATGCTGCAGCTGATCGAGCTGCCGCCCGCCTCGCTCAGCAACCTCGATGGCCTTGAGGTTGAGCAGGTCTCCACCAGCGGCACATCCTCCAAGCTGGATCTGTCCTTCTATCTGCGCCGCTCCGCCGATCAAGGCCTCAATGGATCCATCACCTACGCCACAGACCTCTTTTCAGCTGAGCGCATCCAACGCCTCTCAGAGCATCTCCTCACCCTGCTCGCCGCAGCACTCCAATCCCCCGATGCACCAGCAGACTCGCTCACGCTCCTTCCACAAACCGAGCGACAGCTGATCGAATCCTGGCAGCACGGGCCCACCATCGACGTTCCCGATCTCTGCGTGCATCAGCTCTTTGAGCAGCAGGTGGAGCGCACGCCCGATGCCATCGCTCTGATCTTTGAGGATCAGCAGCTCTCCTATCAAGAACTCAACTCCCGGGCCAATCAGCTTGCCCATCACCTGATTGATCTCGGCGTAGGCCCAGACGTCATCGTTGCTGTCTGCCTTGAGCGATCCATTGAGCTCATCGTCTCCCTACTCGCCATCCTCAAAGCAGGGGGCGCTTATCAACCCTTGCCCATCAATGACCCAAGCCCCCGCGTACAAACCTTTCTTGACAGATCAGGCAGCAATCTAATTCTGCTCTCCGACCGGCAGGCCGAATCGCTTACAGGTGCTATTGCGGCAGAGAGTTCCCTAGTGTTGACCCCTGACCTGCTCAATGCAAAGTCAAAAGATAGCAATCCAGGACTCATTTGTGATCCCGCCAACTTGGCCTATGTACTAAGCACATCAGGTACAACCGGGACGCCAAAATGTGTAGAAGTGGATCATAAAGCCATCGTCAACCGGTGTATTTCCTACCCACAAGTCTGGGATATCGACAACCAAAGCCGCGTGCTAGCACAAAGTGAGTTTTGGGTTGATAATTCGATTCGGGAATGGCTGCTCCCCCTGTCCTGCGGGGCGTGTGTGGTACTAGTCAGTGATCAGCAACAGAAAGACCCAGTTTTACTTATCGCTTTAGCGCGCAAAAAGAATTGTTCTCATTTGGCCGCAACCCCAAGTCGGTTAAGCACACTTTTGGATAGAGATCTCTTGGGGCTGGCAACGGTAACCGCAGGAGGTGAGCAACTATCTCCCTGGCTGGCCGAGCAGATCAAGGAGGCCTCAGCACGACGCTTGATACACTCTTTTGGCGCAACTGAAACCTGCCTAGCCTGTGCATTCTTCGATGTAGAAATCAAGGCAGGAAATAGAGCGGAGAGCCAAGCCGAGAAAGGGATTCCCTTGGGCAAGCCTATTCCCAATACATCGCTACATGTTCTTGACCCTATAGGCCATCCCTGCCCCATCGGCGTCCCCGGCGAGCTCCACATCGGTGGTGCCGGCCTGGCCCGCGGCTATCTCAACAACCCGGAGCTCACCGCTGAGAAGTTCATCCCTGATCCCTTCTCAACCGATCCCAGCGCTCGCCTCTACAAATCCGGTGATCTCGCCTCCTGGAATCCAGATGGCACCCTCGCCTTCCATGGACGCATTGATCAGCAGATCAAACTGCGCGGCTTCCGCATTGAACCCGGTGAAATCGAGGCCAATCTCCTCGCGCACCCTGGCGTTGCTCAGGCCGTTGTGCTGCTGCGCCGCGATGCTCCCGCCAACCCGCGTCTGATCGCCTACTGGGTTGCACAGAACCCGGATGCGCACGCATTGGCGAGTGATCGCCAAAGCTCTGATCAGCTCCGCTCCTTCCTCGCCCAGCGTCTTCCCGACTACATGGTGCCCAGTGCTTTTGTGGCGCTGGAGGCCCTGCCCCTCACCACTAACGGCAAGCTCGATCGCAAGGCCCTGCCAGCTCCCTCCTTTGCCGGTGCTCTCGATCAACGCGTTGAGCCTTCCACTGATCTGGAGCGGCAGCTGCATGCCATCTGGGCTGAGGTCCTCGGCCACAGCGACTTCGGCATCACCGACAACTTCTTTGCCATCGGCGGCCATTCCCTTGCCGCCTCACGCCTGGTTTCACGCATCGATCAGGCCCTCGGCTTCTCCCCTCCACTAGCCGCTCTCTTCCAAAACCCTTCCATTGCAGGGCTCTCACCCCTGCTTTCAGAGTCTGCTGCAGCTGATCACGATCGATCAGCTCCAGCAGCAATCCCCACAGCCCAGCCTCTGGCTGGCGATTGGCCCGAGGGCTGCCAGGTGTTCCCTGCCTCCTATGCCCAATCCCGCCTCTGGTTCCTCCATCAGCTCCAGCCCGATCTCACCGCCTATCACCTCCCTGCCTTCTGGCAGCTCAAGGGTGAGCTCAACCTCAACGCCCTTTCACAAGCCCTTTCGGCTCTGATCGAGCGCCATCCCACCTTGCGCACCTCCTTCCAGCTCCATGGCAGCGAGGTACTCCAACTCCTCCATCCACCGGCTCCTCTTCAGCTGGAAGTCGAACCCCTGGGTGATCGTGACCTGAACACGGTGATCCAGAACTGGCAGCAGCAGGAAGCCTCCACACCCTTTGATCTCACCTCCGGCCTACTCCTGCGCGCACGCCTGCTTCAGGTTGCGGCAGATGAGCATGTGCTGCTGATCAACTACCACCACATCGCCTCCGATGGTTGGTCGCGCTCCATCCTCAGCCGCGATCTCACCGCGCTCTACAACGCCCACCGCAACGGCCAACCTGCTCAGCTCCAGCCCCTGAACGTCCTCTACCAGGACTACGCCGTCTGGCAGCGACAGCGCCTCAGCGGTCCTCACCTCCAGAACCTCCACGACTACTGGATCCCCCAGCTCACGGGCCTCGAACCCCTACAGCTGCCAACCGATCACCCCAGGCCAGCCACGCCTTCCCACCAGGGCGAGAGCCTCTCCTTCTGGATCGAGCCCGCACTGCTGGCTCCCTTGGAGGAGCTCTGCCGATCAGAAGGCGCCACTCTCCAGATGGGCCTGCTCGCACTGCTGGCCCTGCTTCTGCATCGCTACAGCCGGCAGGACGACCTCGCCATCGGCATCCCCATCTGGGGGCGCAACCACCCGGATTTTGAGTCGCTGATCGGCTTTATCGTCAACACCCTGCCGATCCGCACCCATTTCTCAAAGGATCTTTCCTTCCGCGAGCTCCTCGCCCAGGTCAAAACCACCTCCATCAACGCCTACGACCACCAGGAGCTGCCCTTTGAGCAGATGGTGGAGGCCCTCAACCTCGAGCGCGACACCAGTCGCAATCCACTGGTGCAGGTGATGCTGCAGCTGATCGAGCTGCCGCCAGCCTCGCTCAGCAACCTCGATGGCCTTGAGGTTGAAACACTGCGATCGAGTTTGAATGCCTCAAGGTTCGATCTGGAATTCTTTTTGCGGCGGGATCAAAGTGGCGGCATCAAGACAACTTTGGTTTATGCCACCGATCTCTTCTGCGGCGATCGCATCCAACGCCTCTCAGAGCATCTGCTCACCCTGCTGGCCGCAGCACTCCAATCCCCTGATGCACCAGCAGACTTGCTCACGCTCCTTCCTGAAAGCGAGCGACAGCTGATCGAATCCTGGCAGCACGGGCCCACCATCGACGTTCCTGATCTCTGCGTGCATCAGCTCTTTGAGCAGCAGGTGGAGCGCACTCCTAATGCCATCGCTCTGATCTTTGAGGATCAGCAGCTCTCCTATCAAGAACTCAACTCCCGGGCCAATCAGCTTGCCCACCACCTGATTGATCTCGGCGTAGGCCCAGACGTCATCGTCGCGGTCTGCCTTGAGCGATCCATTGAGCTCATCGTCTCCCTACTCGCCATCCTCAAAGCTGGGGGGGCCTATCTGCCGCTCGATCCCGACTGGCCTCAGGAGCGCCACACGCTGCTGCTCCATGCATCTGGCTGCGCTGGTCTAATCACGGCAGATGGTGTGCAGCTCCTGAGCAAGCCTGCCGCCGCTCTGTCAACGCCAACGTTGCGGCCCCTGGCCTACATCAGCTACACCTCCGGCTCCACCGGCACTCCCAAAGGTGTAGCCATCGAGCACCAGGCCATCCTGCGCCTGGTGGATCCGATCAATGGCTTCCACCTCGGCGACGGTGCAGCGGTGTTGCAGCTCGCGCCGGTGGCCTTTGATGCTGCCACCTTCGAAATCTGGGGCCCCCTGCTCCATGGCGGCACCCTCGTGCTGGCTCCTGCAGGCACCCCATCCCTGGCAGACCTGGCTGCCTGCCTTCACCACCACCGCATCACCACCCTCTGGCTCACCGCCGGTCTGTTCCACGCGATGGTGGACGCCGAGCTGGAGTCTCTGGCCGGTGTGCCCCAGGTGCTGGCCGGTGGCGATGTGCTCCATCCCGCTTCCGTACGGCGCCTGCTGGCGGCTTCCCCTCCGGGACACACCCTGATCAATGGCTACGGACCCACCGAGAACACCACCTTCACCTGTTGCCAGCAACTTGGATCTGACACGCCACTGACGATGGCCGAGGTGCCGATCGGCACACCGATCGCCAACACAACGGTGCGGGTTCTCGACCCCGCCGGCCATCCCTGCCCCATCGGTATCCCAGGCGAGCTCCACATCGGTGGTGCCGGCCTGGCCCGCGGCTATCTCAACAATCCTGAGCTCACCGCTGAGGCATTCATTCCCGATCCCTTCTCAGACGATCCTGCGGCGCGTCTCTACAAATCGGGAGATCTCTGCTCCTGGAATCCCGACGGCACCCTTGCCTTCCATGGCCGTATCGATCAGCAGATCAAACTGCGCGGCTTTCGCATTGAACCCGGTGAAATCGAGGCCAATCTCCTCGCTCACCCTGGCGTTGCTCAGGCCGCTGTGATTCTTCGACGCGACGATCCCGCCAATCCACAGCTGATCGCCTACTGGGTTGCGCAGCCAACCACGGCTGATCGTCCAAGCGCCGAACAGCTTCGCTCGTTCCTCGCCCAGCGTCTTCCCAACCTCATGGTGCCAAGTGCCTTTGTTGCCCTGGAGGCTCTCCCCCTCACCACCAACGGCAAGCTCGATCGCAAGGCTCTTCCGGCTCCCTCCTTTGCCGGCGATCTCAAGCAGCGCGTTGCTCCCTGCACCGATCTCGAGCGTCAGCTCCATGCCATCTGGGCTGACGTGCTCGGTCAGGCCGATTTCGGCATCACCGACAACTTCTGGGTCGTTGGCGGTCATTCATTGGCAGCTGCTGGGCTTGTCGCACGGATCGGAGAGCAGCTCGGCAGATCCATCCCCGTGGAGGCCATCTTCCGCTTCCCCACCATCAGTGAGCAGGCAAACTGGCTGCTGCAGCCCTCTTTGCCATCGTCATCCCAATCACCAGGTCATCTGGTGACCCTGCAGCCGATGGGTCCCCGACCACCACTCCATGTGGTGCACGGATGGGGCGGCCGGGTTGGTGGATTCACACATCTGGCCCGTGCCCTGGCTCCACATCGCCCCGTCTTGGGCCTGCAGGCCAGCGCCGACGGATCACCGCCGCAGGGAGCGAGCGTGACCCAACTGGCTGATGCTTATGCCGCAGAGATCCTGGCCTCCCACAAGGGCGGGCCGATCCATCTGTTGGGTTATTCCGCAGGAGGCTGGTATGCCTATGCAGTAGCTGCGGCATTACTGGAGCGCAAGGCCCCGCTTGGCCTGTTGGCCATCCTGGATACCCATGCCACTGCACGCGTTCATCGGCGCCTCGGAATGACTCTCTTCAGCCAGATGCTGAGAGCGCGCTTCCTGCCGACTTTGCATGGCATTCTGAGCCCACCGGTGGGGCAGAGCCGCTGGCTCTACGTGCTGAACCGGCTACGGACTGCCAATGCGCGTGCTGCGCAGTACCTGCACGTCCGCGTGCCAGGACCCCAGGTCATCAAGCGACATCTGCAGGGGATAGATCCTCCTGCCCAAGAGCCCTTCATCCAACTTCTGGCGCAGGGGTACCGGCCGCCTCGGCTACCCCTGATGGTTCACCTGTTCGCCCCAAAGATGCACCTGCCAGCGCTCAGACGGCTCTGGCAGTTTTACGCGATCGCTGGCGTGCACTCCACGCCGCTTTTCGAGAATCATCACGACTTTTACAGACCTGAGCTGGCAACACAACTGGCTCAGGCCCTTGAAGCCACCCTCCAGTGCATGGAGCAGAGCCCCTCGGAGCCCTCGCCAGTTCACATCCCCGTGATGCAGTAG
- a CDS encoding class I SAM-dependent methyltransferase, with translation MEAVQNPEIPGQWPKMAARWQLLGPPLRPSCQDLEIISKAISRWAPPPPTALRILILGVTPEYPALDLDRQVDFQALDRTRSMIEAVWPGPRESAACGDWCSMPWCQPLFDVALCDGGLQLLVNPSGVAAVAKELQRVMKAGGLFIVRLFCPPMPGETPEQVVSQLLAGGITNLNELKLRLNPALQLDPERGVPLASVWQYLHERLGPWSELAARLGWSLEHLQVIDAYRENNARMHFFDVSEAIRLITAASDLEHLETVTANYRMALSCPTLIFRRPSP, from the coding sequence ATGGAGGCAGTGCAAAATCCGGAGATACCAGGCCAGTGGCCCAAAATGGCGGCACGTTGGCAACTGCTTGGTCCCCCGCTGCGCCCTTCGTGTCAGGACCTTGAAATCATCAGCAAGGCGATCAGCCGATGGGCTCCGCCGCCGCCCACAGCCCTGAGAATTCTGATCCTCGGCGTCACGCCTGAGTATCCGGCTCTTGATCTGGATAGGCAGGTTGATTTCCAGGCGCTTGATCGAACACGTTCAATGATTGAAGCCGTATGGCCCGGGCCCCGGGAGTCGGCCGCTTGTGGCGACTGGTGTTCCATGCCATGGTGCCAGCCACTCTTCGATGTTGCTCTTTGTGACGGAGGGCTGCAATTGCTGGTCAATCCTTCAGGCGTAGCAGCCGTTGCGAAGGAGCTGCAAAGGGTCATGAAGGCTGGGGGGCTCTTCATCGTGCGGTTATTCTGTCCTCCAATGCCAGGAGAAACGCCGGAACAGGTAGTGAGCCAGCTTCTCGCCGGTGGGATCACCAATCTGAATGAACTGAAGCTGCGACTCAATCCTGCGCTGCAACTCGATCCGGAACGTGGCGTCCCTCTGGCCAGCGTATGGCAATATCTGCATGAGCGCCTGGGTCCATGGAGCGAGCTGGCTGCACGCCTCGGGTGGAGCCTGGAACATCTTCAGGTGATCGATGCCTACCGCGAGAACAATGCCAGGATGCATTTCTTCGACGTCTCAGAGGCGATCAGGCTTATCACAGCTGCCTCTGATCTGGAGCATCTTGAGACCGTCACGGCAAACTACCGAATGGCTCTCAGTTGTCCAACCCTGATCTTTCGCCGCCCATCGCCTTGA
- a CDS encoding NAD(P)/FAD-dependent oxidoreductase, translated as MSSYSCVVVGAGPGGIVATKELIEHGLSDVVCFERSHSLGGIFAGSYDSLTLTSSSVFSMFSDHWIGDGKEHHFWSKDEVVAYWREYATRFGVLDHLRFDVDVMRAHRDGHGWRLDLAGGETIHCQRLVVATGNNRFANLPDWASRLTEVEWMHSKDYRNPRSLAGRRVLVVGGGESAADITLEIARVAQRTWVSLRRAPGWILPRHRGSMAADIATHRGLYGLPRDFGSTLSELILAHEQLENDPVNTAAAVLNRRISGPYGIWSTFGTKNFSLPEAIVHHGCQVIGEITDVDHGGRRLCHSDGLWLDDIDLVLFCTGYRGHTPFLPAPLQDADPRRLFKHMLDPDEGSSLAWIGAARPGFGSQFPIMEMQARYFALLTSGKLRLPEQDVIRTTIDADAASYLSQFGHNAERMRNLVDYHNYMDSMANLIGCEPPLLRSFFLEPRLWLRMVYGPTQATQFRLRGPGSKPQEARAILNKIPVCRFNHVVKAGLRGRLRYLLWR; from the coding sequence ATGAGCAGTTATTCCTGCGTGGTTGTTGGAGCTGGCCCTGGAGGAATCGTGGCCACAAAGGAATTGATTGAGCATGGTCTTTCCGATGTTGTCTGTTTTGAGAGGAGTCATTCCCTTGGTGGTATTTTCGCCGGCTCCTACGACAGTCTTACCCTGACATCCTCCAGCGTCTTCAGCATGTTCTCCGATCACTGGATCGGAGACGGGAAGGAGCACCATTTCTGGTCGAAGGATGAGGTTGTGGCCTACTGGCGGGAGTACGCGACACGGTTCGGGGTGCTTGATCACCTGCGCTTTGACGTGGACGTGATGCGTGCCCATAGGGACGGACACGGCTGGCGTCTGGATCTGGCTGGGGGAGAGACCATTCACTGCCAGCGCCTTGTGGTGGCGACAGGCAACAACCGTTTTGCGAATCTGCCCGACTGGGCTTCGCGACTGACGGAAGTGGAATGGATGCATTCGAAGGATTATCGAAACCCCCGCTCCCTCGCTGGACGCAGGGTGCTGGTGGTGGGTGGCGGCGAATCGGCCGCTGACATCACCCTGGAAATCGCCCGGGTCGCCCAGCGCACCTGGGTGAGCCTGCGGCGAGCCCCGGGGTGGATCCTGCCACGCCACCGCGGCAGCATGGCTGCTGACATCGCCACCCATCGTGGGCTCTACGGATTACCCCGCGATTTTGGATCGACACTGTCAGAGCTGATTCTTGCGCATGAGCAACTTGAGAACGATCCTGTGAACACAGCGGCGGCTGTTCTCAATCGACGGATCTCCGGTCCCTACGGAATCTGGAGCACCTTTGGCACGAAGAATTTTTCCCTGCCGGAAGCCATCGTCCACCACGGTTGTCAGGTGATCGGGGAAATCACAGATGTGGACCATGGTGGGCGTCGTCTTTGCCACAGCGATGGACTGTGGCTGGACGATATCGACCTTGTACTGTTCTGCACAGGATACAGAGGTCATACACCATTTCTGCCTGCGCCATTACAGGACGCCGACCCGCGCAGACTGTTCAAGCACATGCTGGATCCAGACGAGGGCTCTTCGCTGGCCTGGATCGGTGCTGCCCGGCCTGGCTTCGGCAGCCAGTTCCCAATCATGGAGATGCAGGCCCGCTATTTCGCGCTGCTCACGAGTGGCAAGCTTCGGCTTCCGGAACAGGATGTGATACGCACCACAATCGATGCGGATGCAGCCAGTTACCTTTCGCAATTTGGCCACAACGCCGAACGGATGAGGAATCTTGTCGACTACCACAATTACATGGACAGCATGGCAAATCTGATCGGATGCGAACCTCCCCTGCTCCGCTCATTTTTCCTTGAGCCAAGGCTATGGCTGCGGATGGTCTACGGACCAACCCAGGCCACCCAGTTCCGACTGCGTGGACCTGGTAGCAAGCCTCAGGAAGCTCGTGCGATCTTAAACAAAATTCCCGTGTGCAGGTTCAATCATGTTGTCAAAGCCGGATTGAGAGGCCGTCTGCGCTATCTGCTTTGGAGATGA